The Leifsonia sp. ZF2019 DNA segment TTCGCGCTGATCTTGCCGGTGATCGAGACGCCGTCGTTCGGGATCTCGTCGGTCAGGGCGAAGACGACGACCTTCTTGCCGACGTCCGGGGTGTCCTTCGCGACGACGCTGCGGGCGTCCCAGTAACTGGTGCCGACCTCCGCGTCGCCGTTGTAGACCGCGAGGACGCTGGCGTCGTTGGCCGTGACCTGGACGGTCTTGATGTCCTTGTCGACGTCGAGCCCGGCCTTCTTCATGGCCGCGACCGGGAAGATGTAGCCGGCCGGCGAGGCGGCCTGGAGGAGCGAGACGGTCGCGCCCTTGATCTTGGTGATGCTGTCGAGTCCGGCGGGCCCGGTGCCTTTCTCGGTTCCGTTGCAGTAGAGCATGCCGTTGGCGCCGGCGACGGGCTTGTCGGAGCAGTACTTGTCGGGGTCGTTCGTGAAGAACTGGGCGGCGTACGTGCTCTTGCCGTTGCGCTGGGTCTGCAGGGCCGGGACGGCGCCGTACTTGTCGCACGCCTGGCTCATCTGGAGGCTGGGGAGCATGCCGATCTGGGCCTGGTTGCTGCCGATCGCCTCGACCGCGGCCTGGTAGTCCTGCGTGATGACGCCCTTGACCGGGATGCCGAGACGCTGGGTGAGGGCCTCCTCGAGCGGCTTGACCGTCTCGACGAGCTTGCTGGCGTCACCGGACGGGACCAGGGCGAGCGTGAGCTGGGTGGGGTCGGACGCCGAATCGTCCGCAGTGCCGGTGCACGCGGCGGCCGGTGCGGTGGACGATTCGGCCGAGGCGGTCTGCTGCTGCACGCCGCAGCCGCTGAGAGCCAGGGTGGTGAGGAGCGCGAGGCCGGTGGCGCTCGCGGCGGCGGTCTTGCGGAGTTTCATTGCGTTCCCATTCTGTGCGGGTGGTGGGGTCGTGCGATGCGGATGCGGTGGATCGGTGGAGAAGTCGTCAGGCGGAGGCGGGAGTGGACGAGATCGTGCTCCCGACGGGGTGAGCGTCGGCGAATGCGACGGGGTCGGCGGCCCAGGCCGCGATGCCCGGGTAGAGCTCCGGGAACGACGCCGCCACGAGGTTCGCCGGCCCGGCACGGTGGCCGAACCGGTCGATGAGCGCGGTCGCACATCCCGCAGCAGCCGGGGCGGCGAGGTCGTTGCCCCAGATGTCGCCGACCGAGAGCAGCGAGCGCGGGTCGCGTCCGTCCAGCAGGGCGGGCAGCAGGGTCGTCCAGCCCGCCGGCTTGCGCGCCTCGGCGCGCACCCGGTCGATCGAGTCGGCGAGGCCGAGCCCCGCCAGGGTCTCGACGACGCCACCGAGGGGGGCGTTCGTCACGAGGACCCGATCCACCGAGCCGGCGAGCCCGTCCAGGAACGTGGCGAGACCGTCGGGCGCAGTGACGTCGAGCCGGCCGTCGGCGAGCTCGCGGCGGCTGCGCTGGTAGGCGCGCTGGAGCAGCTCCTCGTCCGCGTGGCCCGCGGCGAGCTGGGCCACGGCGGCATAGCCGTCGGCGTACGCGGGGGATCCCGGTTCGCCGTCGAGGAACGCTCCGAGCCGGGCGCGGAGGTCGGAGTCGAGCCGCCCGC contains these protein-coding regions:
- a CDS encoding hydrolase, with translation MIDRSSSHRPVLVLDFDGTVCVGDAPVWAYAEAVIAGILDRDDSAGGRLDSDLRARLGAFLDGEPGSPAYADGYAAVAQLAAGHADEELLQRAYQRSRRELADGRLDVTAPDGLATFLDGLAGSVDRVLVTNAPLGGVVETLAGLGLADSIDRVRAEARKPAGWTTLLPALLDGRDPRSLLSVGDIWGNDLAAPAAAGCATALIDRFGHRAGPANLVAASFPELYPGIAAWAADPVAFADAHPVGSTISSTPASA
- a CDS encoding phosphate/phosphite/phosphonate ABC transporter substrate-binding protein, whose amino-acid sequence is MKLRKTAAASATGLALLTTLALSGCGVQQQTASAESSTAPAAACTGTADDSASDPTQLTLALVPSGDASKLVETVKPLEEALTQRLGIPVKGVITQDYQAAVEAIGSNQAQIGMLPSLQMSQACDKYGAVPALQTQRNGKSTYAAQFFTNDPDKYCSDKPVAGANGMLYCNGTEKGTGPAGLDSITKIKGATVSLLQAASPAGYIFPVAAMKKAGLDVDKDIKTVQVTANDASVLAVYNGDAEVGTSYWDARSVVAKDTPDVGKKVVVFALTDEIPNDGVSITGKISAKWQTKIADAMKDYASTEEGVKALTAIYQITGLVDADPASLKKTQDAAASIGLG